The Pyrobaculum sp. 3827-6 genome has a segment encoding these proteins:
- a CDS encoding LysE family transporter — MDALPLVISVMAITPSGAFSPGPLTASAVALGSARGWRAGLLIALGHMAFELPYVAALAYILKQIDVGGYKIPMALAAVFFIAYFSYLLLRDAWAIARGVPPSLPASRFANPLVAGLALTALNPYFLIWWVTVALPVVTALSAQPLHVFAVVYAAHVWMDYFWLTLMASLGRAAARMLSARLYAVFLAALAALLMFFGAELILGVLAPQEG; from the coding sequence ATGGACGCGCTTCCCCTGGTCATCTCGGTTATGGCCATCACCCCCTCGGGGGCCTTTTCCCCCGGCCCCCTAACCGCCTCGGCTGTGGCTCTGGGCTCCGCGAGGGGGTGGAGGGCGGGGCTGTTGATTGCCCTGGGCCACATGGCTTTTGAACTGCCCTACGTAGCCGCGTTGGCCTACATCCTAAAGCAGATAGACGTGGGGGGCTACAAAATCCCCATGGCGCTGGCCGCCGTCTTCTTCATAGCCTACTTCTCATACCTCCTGCTGAGAGACGCTTGGGCCATAGCGAGGGGGGTCCCGCCGTCGTTGCCGGCCTCCCGGTTTGCGAACCCCCTCGTCGCCGGCCTCGCGCTGACCGCCCTAAACCCCTACTTCCTAATCTGGTGGGTCACCGTGGCTCTGCCCGTAGTCACCGCCCTCTCGGCGCAACCCCTCCACGTCTTTGCAGTTGTATACGCCGCACACGTCTGGATGGACTACTTCTGGCTGACCCTAATGGCCTCCCTAGGCCGCGCCGCGGCCCGCATGCTCTCCGCCAGGCTATACGCCGTGTTCCTCGCGGCGCTTGCGGCGCTTCTCATGTTCTTCGGCGCGGAGCTAATATTGGGCGTACTCGCCCCGCAGGAGGGCTAG
- a CDS encoding DUF72 domain-containing protein: MEVYVGTSGWLYSWNLGRSLRWYVENSGLNAVELNASFYRMPTAGQVRGWAEVGRGLRWSVKVFRGVTHFGKLSERSMELLRRFLALFEPMEGLVDFYLFQMPPAFQRSGVNMSRVERVASLLGGRAAFEFRHPSWFVEDVVEWAERIGVTLVSVDSPDASWVVSTGGVVYLRMHGRTLWYSHYYEAEELREVAERVAALRPRRVYVFFNNNHAMLENARSMLALLRGEYAQY, from the coding sequence GTGGAGGTTTACGTGGGGACCTCCGGCTGGCTGTATTCGTGGAATTTGGGGAGGTCGCTGAGGTGGTATGTGGAGAACTCGGGCCTCAACGCGGTGGAGCTCAACGCCAGCTTCTACAGGATGCCGACGGCGGGGCAGGTGAGGGGCTGGGCGGAGGTGGGGCGCGGGTTGAGGTGGTCTGTGAAGGTGTTCCGGGGCGTCACCCACTTCGGCAAGCTCTCCGAGAGGTCGATGGAGCTCCTAAGGCGGTTTCTCGCGCTGTTCGAGCCCATGGAGGGGCTGGTGGATTTCTACCTATTCCAGATGCCGCCCGCGTTCCAGAGGAGCGGCGTCAACATGTCCAGGGTGGAGAGGGTGGCCTCCCTCCTGGGCGGGAGGGCTGCCTTCGAGTTTAGGCACCCCTCTTGGTTTGTGGAGGACGTGGTTGAGTGGGCTGAGCGAATCGGCGTCACCTTGGTGTCTGTGGATTCGCCCGACGCGTCGTGGGTCGTGTCCACAGGCGGCGTCGTGTATCTGAGGATGCACGGGAGGACTCTCTGGTACTCCCACTACTACGAGGCTGAGGAGCTTAGGGAGGTCGCGGAGAGAGTGGCCGCCCTCCGCCCCCGCAGGGTGTACGTCTTTTTCAACAACAACCACGCCATGCTTGAAAACGCGAGGTCTATGCTAGCCCTCCTGCGGGGCGAGTACGCCCAATATTAG
- a CDS encoding DNA (cytosine-5-)-methyltransferase has protein sequence MDNSLGRRISELRERRGLSITQLAKLAGVSKSTLWDIENGKIMPTITTLWSIANALGVTFGELAPYDIVIKDGGIEVRLIERGHGREVYLMKLSRGGYRRAAPHGSNPLEEVYVVDGAMVAGCVESPQFIWRGKRAVFNGGLEHIYLGVAGETVALVIMRYGERFEESSPPARRAAPHFPRYRDLIDDVVSNELLSDLVRAVNTRHRPEHESLAGDILTAELETLSGRLAVPRVVVDNFKKVKEAGIERGSSTFESNIDAVRYFIYEPLHPGYAEQVVYVAYELYRRGVDEVVSVGCGPGIHEAALREILGIEILCIEPAAVFRALSGYKTVDEIPSGASAVISFGASHHIPNFLREVGSRLREGGILIVSDEFIGEHHDERSRALSLIQHHLTYLLDIPIKCCREALESAYFYASRGRLRPALAFTAKAYIEVYEKIGDLSIGVEEAFLNFFYLELSALLLGVANIEERKTSVARFIDEAAEHGLRLLSHYKVYSTGPGKWGSGTHVLVFKKV, from the coding sequence GTGGATAATTCGCTGGGGAGAAGGATTTCTGAATTGAGAGAGAGGAGGGGGCTGAGCATTACTCAATTGGCGAAGCTGGCCGGCGTGTCGAAGTCTACTCTGTGGGATATTGAAAACGGCAAGATTATGCCAACCATAACCACTTTGTGGAGCATCGCCAACGCGTTGGGGGTCACCTTTGGCGAACTGGCGCCCTACGATATTGTAATCAAAGACGGCGGCATCGAGGTTCGTCTTATAGAACGTGGACACGGCCGGGAGGTGTATCTAATGAAGCTAAGCCGCGGCGGCTACAGGAGGGCCGCGCCCCACGGGAGCAATCCCCTAGAGGAGGTGTATGTGGTGGATGGGGCGATGGTTGCGGGATGTGTGGAGAGTCCCCAGTTCATATGGCGGGGGAAGAGAGCAGTTTTCAATGGAGGCCTAGAACATATATACCTGGGGGTGGCCGGCGAAACGGTCGCCCTTGTCATAATGAGATACGGCGAGAGGTTTGAGGAATCCTCACCGCCCGCGAGGCGCGCCGCTCCACACTTCCCGCGTTATAGAGATCTCATAGATGACGTAGTCAGCAACGAGCTACTCTCTGACTTAGTGAGAGCGGTCAACACCCGGCATCGGCCGGAGCACGAAAGTCTAGCTGGCGATATATTAACCGCAGAGTTAGAGACGCTGTCGGGGAGGCTTGCGGTGCCCCGGGTGGTGGTTGACAACTTTAAAAAAGTCAAAGAGGCCGGGATCGAAAGGGGGAGCTCGACGTTTGAGTCCAATATCGATGCGGTTCGGTATTTCATATATGAGCCTCTGCACCCGGGCTACGCCGAGCAGGTGGTGTACGTGGCCTACGAGCTGTACCGCCGCGGCGTAGATGAGGTAGTCAGCGTGGGGTGCGGCCCCGGGATACACGAGGCGGCGCTCAGGGAAATACTCGGAATTGAAATCTTATGTATAGAGCCCGCCGCCGTGTTTAGGGCTCTCTCCGGTTATAAAACGGTGGACGAAATACCCAGCGGGGCCAGCGCCGTTATTTCATTCGGCGCCTCTCACCACATACCAAATTTCCTTAGAGAAGTAGGTAGCCGCCTAAGAGAGGGGGGCATTCTAATAGTATCCGACGAATTTATCGGAGAGCACCACGACGAGAGGAGTAGAGCGCTGAGCCTCATACAGCACCACCTCACCTACCTCCTAGACATACCTATTAAGTGTTGCCGCGAAGCTCTCGAATCCGCCTACTTCTACGCGTCAAGGGGTCGGCTAAGGCCAGCGCTTGCATTTACAGCTAAGGCGTATATAGAAGTATATGAAAAAATCGGAGATCTGAGCATCGGCGTAGAAGAGGCGTTTCTTAACTTCTTCTACCTAGAACTCTCGGCGTTATTATTAGGCGTCGCCAACATAGAGGAGAGGAAGACCTCAGTAGCGAGGTTTATAGATGAGGCGGCAGAGCACGGGCTGAGGTTGTTGAGCCACTATAAGGTCTACTCCACGGGGCCTGGGAAGTGGGGGAGCGGCACCCACGTCCTTGTCTTCAAGAAGGTATGA
- a CDS encoding DMT family transporter: MKLGVLEMVVVTALWGSVPVVAIYSGLPAPVFVFFRISIAACVLWLLLKTRLVLDLHVALSGVFLALNWILLFYAVRLVTVSEAVLLYYTGPIFAMLAAHLLGMRLTPTKALAAALAFTGVALTVAPSFSHAGAGAAVALASGAAYGGLIVTNKYASAKTRPLDLVFNQAVYASVITSPFLVITHVDITPTALAAILFASIVNTLLALALWYDALKKLDIHLAAVLSYLDPVFATVFGYIFLGQTPPPSALLGGTLIITAGAISTIEGRRRLIQRT, encoded by the coding sequence ATGAAGCTGGGGGTTCTTGAGATGGTTGTGGTAACCGCCCTGTGGGGGAGCGTCCCCGTAGTGGCTATATACTCGGGACTGCCCGCGCCTGTCTTTGTCTTCTTCAGAATATCTATAGCCGCGTGTGTTCTGTGGCTCCTGCTAAAGACGCGGCTCGTTTTAGATCTCCACGTGGCGTTGTCCGGCGTCTTCCTAGCTCTCAACTGGATTCTGCTGTTCTACGCGGTGAGGCTGGTAACCGTGTCGGAGGCGGTTCTGCTCTACTACACAGGACCTATCTTCGCGATGCTAGCCGCGCACCTCTTAGGCATGAGGCTAACGCCTACTAAGGCGCTGGCCGCCGCGCTGGCCTTTACAGGCGTCGCCCTCACAGTCGCCCCCAGCTTCAGCCACGCCGGCGCGGGGGCGGCCGTCGCCTTGGCGAGCGGCGCCGCCTACGGCGGGCTGATCGTCACAAATAAATACGCCTCCGCCAAGACTAGGCCCCTAGATCTGGTATTCAACCAGGCGGTATACGCCTCTGTCATCACATCGCCGTTCCTCGTAATTACACACGTAGACATAACCCCCACGGCGCTGGCCGCGATCCTATTTGCGTCAATCGTAAATACCTTGCTGGCGCTGGCCCTCTGGTACGATGCCTTGAAAAAACTGGATATACACCTAGCCGCAGTGCTGAGCTACCTAGATCCGGTATTCGCCACAGTATTCGGATACATATTCCTCGGCCAGACGCCGCCCCCCAGCGCGTTGCTAGGAGGCACCTTGATAATCACGGCCGGCGCCATTTCAACAATCGAAGGGAGGCGGCGTCTCATTCAGCGAACGTAA
- a CDS encoding ABC transporter ATP-binding protein — protein MIAAKSLNAGYGKLQILYEVDLEARPGEITAVVGPNGSGKSTLLKAIAGIAKIFGGHVYIGDRDATKMPAHERARLGLAYLQQTRNVFQNLTVLENLRMAAYTLDAERFRDKLEEVLEIVPIKPFLNRSARELSGGWRQMVAVAMALMRDAKYFLFDEPTAQLSPKFAADILTLIQKLRDMGHTIILAEQNAKKALEISDKAYLLVSGRVNYTGPAGDLLNNKELGRLYLGLVKP, from the coding sequence ATGATCGCCGCGAAATCCCTCAACGCGGGCTACGGAAAGTTGCAGATACTCTACGAGGTGGATCTCGAAGCTAGGCCCGGCGAGATAACCGCAGTCGTGGGGCCAAACGGAAGCGGCAAATCCACCCTACTCAAAGCCATCGCAGGAATTGCAAAGATATTCGGAGGCCACGTCTACATAGGAGACAGAGACGCCACCAAGATGCCCGCACATGAACGGGCCAGGCTCGGCCTAGCCTACCTACAGCAGACGAGAAACGTCTTCCAAAACCTCACAGTACTAGAAAACCTCAGAATGGCCGCCTACACCCTAGACGCCGAGAGGTTCAGAGACAAGCTGGAGGAGGTGCTGGAGATAGTCCCCATAAAACCCTTCCTAAACAGATCAGCCCGCGAACTCAGCGGAGGCTGGAGGCAGATGGTAGCCGTGGCGATGGCCTTGATGAGAGACGCCAAGTACTTCCTATTCGACGAACCCACCGCCCAGCTATCCCCCAAATTCGCCGCAGACATCCTAACCCTCATCCAGAAACTCAGAGACATGGGCCACACCATAATACTCGCCGAGCAAAACGCCAAAAAAGCACTCGAAATCTCCGACAAAGCCTACCTACTGGTATCAGGACGCGTAAACTACACAGGACCCGCCGGCGACCTACTAAACAACAAAGAGCTAGGCAGACTCTACCTAGGCCTAGTCAAGCCGTGA
- a CDS encoding ABC transporter ATP-binding protein, with amino-acid sequence MKSGPLLRVERIVKRFGGVKALDGATVEVKPGFFTLLAGPNGSGKTTLINVITGVIPPDGGRIYYGGRDITKAPPHDRRRLGIFRTFQTPRIAHRLTVLDNVVVGHLQRERPTLGGWQRGERELAERALQLLKLVGLDHMWDRPAGELSGGQMKLLELARAVMSGAEVLLLDEPAAGLNPSLALDLFKRLRDLAKSGVALLVVEHRLDLAVDYADYAYFMHEGKVVLEGPPQQVFANPLVAQIYLGG; translated from the coding sequence ATGAAATCTGGGCCATTACTAAGAGTTGAGCGGATAGTCAAGCGCTTCGGCGGGGTCAAGGCCCTCGACGGGGCCACCGTCGAGGTAAAACCAGGTTTTTTCACCCTCCTAGCCGGGCCAAACGGCTCGGGGAAGACGACACTCATAAACGTAATCACCGGCGTAATCCCCCCAGACGGGGGGAGGATATACTACGGCGGGAGGGATATAACAAAGGCGCCGCCCCACGACCGGAGGAGGCTCGGCATATTCAGAACCTTCCAGACCCCCCGCATTGCTCATAGGCTCACCGTCCTAGACAACGTGGTGGTGGGCCACCTCCAGCGGGAAAGGCCGACCCTCGGCGGGTGGCAGAGGGGGGAGAGGGAACTCGCCGAGAGGGCCCTCCAGTTGCTGAAACTAGTGGGGCTAGACCACATGTGGGACAGGCCCGCGGGGGAGCTCAGCGGCGGCCAGATGAAGCTACTTGAGCTGGCCCGGGCGGTGATGTCAGGGGCGGAGGTCCTCCTACTAGACGAGCCGGCGGCGGGGCTAAACCCAAGCCTCGCCCTAGACCTCTTCAAGAGGCTCAGAGACCTGGCCAAGAGCGGCGTGGCGCTTCTAGTCGTGGAGCACCGGCTCGACCTAGCCGTAGACTACGCTGACTACGCCTACTTCATGCACGAAGGCAAGGTCGTGCTCGAGGGGCCGCCCCAGCAAGTCTTCGCAAACCCCCTAGTAGCCCAGATATACCTAGGGGGATGA
- a CDS encoding ABC transporter substrate-binding protein yields MNKTVMGIIIAVVVVAVAALLYYASAPPQQTTTPRQTPPATTSTATTPPAATTTQTTATTSPTATSTTSAAPSYKWTLIGMYIAADDKVVKGQPPVQQPPSGYLTPVIVDVKPTEAPNVVEIGVLQPLSGRLASLGELAAAAARLAEQDLNAYLTKINATFRVRVVVADTAADPTKALDQMKALHSRGVKFYVVRTSGEVRTMKPYADENKLVTISISSTAPALAIPNDYIFRLPPDDNKQVRAISKILQDAGVKAVVVIWRNDDWGNGLVKGLESLAQSRGFEVVRAATYDPQKGEFSTEVSVLAQRVRDAVSKYGADKVAVAAFGFAELQTIFITAAKYPELRQVKWYGADGSTGLKELLVPDAAEFAAAVGGFVSPKFAPARSPYYDRVRNYILQNYNREPDSYAYNAYDAIWLIAYSILQAGTTDTQKIHQIFPEVAGRYFGASGYTKLNEAGDRDSADYEIWAITKS; encoded by the coding sequence ATGAATAAGACGGTGATGGGAATAATCATAGCTGTTGTTGTAGTGGCTGTAGCGGCGCTTCTCTACTACGCCAGCGCCCCGCCTCAACAAACCACAACGCCCAGACAGACACCCCCAGCCACCACCTCCACAGCGACGACGCCCCCCGCCGCAACCACTACACAGACAACGGCAACCACGTCGCCAACAGCGACGTCCACCACGTCAGCCGCGCCTAGCTACAAGTGGACACTTATCGGGATGTACATAGCGGCCGACGACAAGGTGGTGAAGGGACAGCCCCCCGTGCAACAGCCCCCCTCCGGCTACCTCACCCCAGTCATAGTCGACGTCAAGCCCACCGAGGCGCCGAACGTCGTCGAGATCGGGGTGTTGCAGCCTCTCAGTGGGCGCCTCGCCTCCCTAGGCGAGCTGGCCGCCGCCGCGGCTAGGCTGGCGGAGCAGGACTTAAATGCGTATCTGACCAAGATAAACGCCACTTTTAGAGTTAGGGTAGTGGTGGCGGACACGGCGGCCGACCCCACAAAGGCCCTTGACCAGATGAAGGCTCTCCACAGCAGAGGCGTGAAGTTCTACGTGGTGAGGACCTCAGGCGAGGTTAGGACTATGAAGCCCTACGCCGACGAGAACAAGCTGGTCACAATATCCATATCCTCCACGGCGCCGGCGCTTGCGATACCCAACGACTACATATTCAGACTCCCGCCAGACGACAACAAACAGGTGAGGGCCATATCTAAGATTCTACAAGACGCGGGGGTGAAGGCCGTCGTGGTGATATGGCGCAACGACGACTGGGGCAACGGCCTCGTTAAGGGCCTGGAGTCCCTAGCCCAGTCCAGAGGCTTCGAGGTGGTCCGCGCCGCGACTTACGACCCCCAGAAAGGCGAGTTCTCCACAGAGGTAAGCGTCTTGGCCCAGAGGGTTAGAGACGCCGTGTCTAAATACGGCGCAGATAAGGTAGCCGTCGCCGCGTTCGGATTCGCCGAGTTGCAGACCATATTCATCACCGCCGCCAAGTACCCCGAGCTGAGGCAAGTCAAGTGGTACGGCGCAGACGGCTCCACCGGACTCAAAGAGCTGTTAGTCCCCGACGCCGCCGAGTTCGCCGCGGCGGTCGGCGGGTTCGTCAGCCCCAAGTTCGCACCGGCCCGCAGCCCCTACTACGACAGAGTCCGCAACTACATACTCCAGAACTACAACAGAGAGCCAGACTCGTACGCGTACAACGCCTACGACGCCATCTGGCTAATCGCGTACTCCATACTACAAGCCGGCACCACAGACACCCAGAAGATACATCAGATATTCCCCGAAGTCGCCGGCAGGTACTTCGGCGCCTCGGGATACACCAAGCTAAACGAGGCGGGAGACAGAGACAGCGCCGATTATGAAATCTGGGCCATTACTAAGAGTTGA
- a CDS encoding branched-chain amino acid ABC transporter permease, with protein sequence MKIIYLVGGVFAAWVAVSWYFWPREVVDAVVYASILVLASIGLTLAYLTTKVPNFAHGVFINIGVISALSVAQIYKTAPYVALPLAVALSTAAALGLYFFLLPLYRRQSSPEVMMMATMAYNIVFIGVLNAYADWAGRAYGIFTRGITLMPYDVSIGGQPGVYLLAPLAAVATSAALHLFLKTKVGAALRAAVENEELARSLGINVERMYALAWAIAGAVAGIAGVFLPLYIEATPDVGWLLLASFFAASIVGGLSNIYGALAGGVLMGFVEVLGTVQFASLLYLLFGIPQYQVTAYRPLVPLLAIAVTLLISPRGLLGR encoded by the coding sequence ATGAAGATAATTTACCTAGTGGGGGGCGTATTCGCCGCGTGGGTGGCGGTCTCTTGGTATTTCTGGCCTAGGGAGGTGGTGGACGCCGTGGTGTACGCCTCTATTCTAGTGCTGGCCTCAATCGGCTTGACGCTCGCCTATCTGACCACGAAGGTGCCCAACTTTGCCCATGGCGTTTTTATTAACATCGGCGTGATCTCAGCTCTCTCGGTGGCGCAGATTTACAAAACCGCGCCGTACGTCGCACTGCCCCTCGCCGTTGCGCTGTCCACAGCCGCGGCGCTGGGGCTGTACTTCTTCCTCCTGCCTCTCTACAGGAGGCAGAGCTCGCCGGAGGTTATGATGATGGCCACCATGGCCTACAACATTGTGTTTATAGGCGTCTTAAACGCCTATGCGGACTGGGCCGGGAGGGCGTACGGCATATTTACAAGAGGGATTACCCTGATGCCGTATGACGTCTCCATAGGGGGCCAACCCGGGGTCTACCTCCTGGCGCCGCTAGCCGCGGTCGCCACCTCGGCCGCTCTACACCTTTTTCTCAAGACTAAGGTGGGGGCGGCTTTGAGGGCCGCCGTGGAGAACGAGGAGCTGGCCAGGTCTCTGGGGATAAATGTGGAGAGAATGTACGCCCTTGCCTGGGCCATAGCGGGCGCCGTGGCGGGGATAGCCGGGGTCTTTCTGCCGCTCTACATCGAGGCTACGCCGGACGTAGGGTGGTTGCTACTCGCCAGCTTCTTCGCGGCGAGTATAGTAGGCGGGCTTAGCAATATCTACGGGGCCTTGGCCGGGGGGGTTTTGATGGGTTTTGTGGAGGTGCTGGGGACTGTGCAGTTCGCCAGCCTGCTCTACCTCTTGTTTGGAATACCCCAGTACCAAGTCACTGCCTACAGGCCGCTGGTGCCTCTGCTTGCGATTGCCGTGACGTTGCTAATCTCCCCCCGGGGCCTGTTGGGGAGATGA
- a CDS encoding branched-chain amino acid ABC transporter permease, with protein sequence MRPYVGLIAYLASAALVWATGRDAASYILTTVVDISVYLLITLSLNLEAGIAGIPNFGRVLTVAFGAYVAGGVVGRVALWIAGLSYDYVADNPSAVSALARGLSQPQAVLLLLVGLAASALVGAALGALSSLPARRLSADYLAITLLAFGDVAYYVGLNYEPLVGGTLGVATPPIYERLFGGGAARAIGAALVSAAVAAAAYALLLRLDKSPFGRVLRIHREDPELVSVLGRDPAVLRAWTMAIGGAVSAVAGLLYALYVGAVHPRGFERITFTFYPWLIMVMGGMGNSRGVVEGVFIFIVIYRLLDIYKYEVGAVVGFDPVWLGYMLFGAVAIVIILTMPRGIRPEEVKPLAAGLATARREGQGA encoded by the coding sequence ATGAGGCCCTACGTCGGGCTCATAGCGTATCTGGCCAGCGCCGCGCTTGTGTGGGCCACTGGACGCGACGCGGCTAGCTACATACTCACGACTGTGGTTGACATATCTGTATATCTCCTCATTACCCTCTCACTTAACCTAGAGGCTGGCATCGCCGGCATTCCCAACTTCGGCAGAGTGCTCACCGTTGCCTTCGGCGCCTACGTCGCCGGCGGCGTCGTGGGGAGGGTGGCGTTGTGGATAGCAGGCCTTAGCTACGACTACGTGGCCGACAACCCCTCCGCCGTGTCTGCCCTCGCGAGAGGCTTATCACAACCTCAAGCCGTCCTCCTCCTACTCGTGGGGCTGGCCGCCAGCGCCTTGGTCGGCGCGGCGCTGGGCGCCCTCTCCTCTCTGCCGGCGAGGAGGCTGTCAGCTGACTACTTGGCAATTACGTTGCTCGCCTTTGGCGACGTGGCTTACTACGTGGGGCTTAACTACGAGCCGCTTGTAGGCGGTACTCTAGGCGTGGCGACGCCGCCGATATACGAGAGGCTTTTTGGAGGCGGCGCCGCGAGGGCCATCGGGGCCGCGCTGGTGTCAGCCGCCGTGGCGGCCGCCGCGTACGCCCTGTTACTGAGGCTGGACAAGTCGCCCTTTGGCAGGGTTTTGAGAATACATAGGGAAGATCCCGAACTGGTCTCTGTGCTTGGGAGGGACCCCGCGGTGCTGAGGGCGTGGACCATGGCTATCGGCGGCGCCGTGTCGGCTGTGGCGGGTCTCCTCTACGCCCTCTACGTGGGGGCCGTGCATCCGAGGGGTTTCGAGAGGATAACCTTCACCTTCTACCCGTGGCTTATAATGGTGATGGGAGGCATGGGCAACAGCCGCGGGGTGGTGGAGGGCGTGTTTATATTTATAGTGATATACCGCCTCCTTGATATATACAAATACGAAGTGGGCGCCGTGGTGGGCTTCGACCCGGTGTGGCTTGGCTACATGCTGTTCGGAGCCGTGGCCATTGTTATTATATTGACAATGCCCAGAGGAATACGCCCAGAGGAGGTAAAGCCCCTAGCCGCGGGGCTGGCAACCGCCAGGCGGGAGGGGCAGGGCGCATAG
- a CDS encoding peroxiredoxin, protein MTEIKGPYLGMKIPEDLCFNTDHGQKCFRDYKGKWLLLFSHPGDFTPVCTTEFVAFSRKYEEFKKRGVELLGLSVDSNYSHIEWKKQIEQAFGVKVPFPIIADVDMKVASIFNAVPPGQTHAVRVSALIDPDLKLAWFAAYPYNNGRNIDEILRVIDAIQFSYKYGYATPADWKPGDPVIVLPPTTTEAAEKRLKEPGIDCKYWWFCTKKYELVVKA, encoded by the coding sequence ATGACAGAAATAAAGGGTCCATACCTCGGAATGAAGATCCCAGAGGATCTGTGCTTCAACACAGACCACGGCCAGAAGTGCTTCAGAGACTACAAGGGTAAGTGGCTGTTGCTCTTCAGCCACCCAGGCGACTTCACGCCAGTGTGCACCACAGAGTTCGTTGCGTTTAGTAGGAAGTATGAGGAGTTTAAGAAGAGGGGCGTCGAGTTGCTGGGCCTCAGCGTCGACAGCAACTACAGCCACATAGAGTGGAAGAAGCAGATAGAGCAGGCCTTCGGCGTCAAGGTTCCGTTCCCCATAATCGCCGACGTGGATATGAAGGTGGCCAGCATCTTCAACGCAGTGCCGCCGGGCCAAACTCACGCTGTGAGGGTCTCTGCATTAATAGATCCCGACTTGAAGCTGGCGTGGTTCGCCGCCTATCCCTACAACAATGGCAGGAACATCGACGAGATACTGAGAGTCATCGACGCAATTCAGTTCTCCTACAAGTACGGCTACGCCACCCCCGCCGACTGGAAGCCCGGCGATCCGGTCATCGTGCTACCACCAACGACGACGGAGGCCGCCGAGAAGAGGCTTAAGGAGCCCGGCATCGACTGCAAATACTGGTGGTTCTGCACAAAGAAGTACGAGCTAGTCGTCAAAGCCTAA
- a CDS encoding SDR family NAD(P)-dependent oxidoreductase, producing the protein MPVAAVTGGSTGIGAATVKALARRGYDVAFTYLRSEAQARAVAKEAESYGVRVLYRRADATSWDDMKMFADEVGRTFERVDALVANAGGLPQRRTLEESDLEYWRSLIDLNLTSAYIATRLFVPLMRGGAVVYVSSVAAYTGGGRGAFAYAAAKAGLLGLTRALAKELGPRGIRVVAVLPGLIDTPFHEKAQTGDIETWARNMVYIRRVGKPEEVAEVIAFLVSDGASYINGAFIDVNGGWYG; encoded by the coding sequence ATGCCCGTGGCAGCGGTGACGGGGGGCTCCACCGGCATCGGAGCCGCCACGGTCAAGGCCCTGGCTAGGAGGGGCTACGACGTCGCGTTTACCTATCTACGGAGCGAGGCCCAGGCCCGCGCCGTGGCTAAAGAGGCTGAGAGCTACGGAGTCCGCGTCCTCTACCGCAGGGCAGACGCCACGTCGTGGGACGATATGAAGATGTTCGCCGACGAGGTGGGCCGCACCTTCGAGAGGGTAGATGCCCTCGTGGCCAACGCCGGGGGCCTGCCGCAACGCAGAACGCTGGAGGAGTCAGATCTAGAGTACTGGAGATCTCTGATAGATCTCAACCTCACCAGCGCCTACATAGCGACGAGGCTCTTCGTGCCATTGATGAGGGGAGGCGCCGTGGTCTATGTAAGCTCGGTGGCGGCCTACACGGGGGGCGGCAGAGGCGCCTTTGCCTACGCCGCCGCCAAGGCGGGGCTCCTAGGCCTAACCAGAGCCCTTGCGAAGGAGCTGGGGCCCCGGGGGATTAGAGTCGTCGCTGTGTTACCCGGCCTTATAGATACGCCGTTTCACGAAAAAGCGCAGACCGGGGATATAGAGACCTGGGCAAGGAACATGGTATATATTAGGAGGGTTGGGAAGCCCGAGGAGGTGGCTGAGGTAATCGCCTTTCTTGTAAGCGACGGGGCCTCCTACATCAACGGGGCCTTTATCGATGTCAACGGCGGGTGGTATGGTTAA
- a CDS encoding DUF429 domain-containing protein, whose protein sequence is MIVAGIDLAVNRPTAIAVFRDCTPLYYGLAQTDVDIVSVASLLGPSIVAIDAPLSKPEGGGGLRDVERELRRLGYRLLPPLMGPMRGLTERGIRLSKMIDGRVIEVHPLTSLRAMGMSREDLSRVLGLRHRDLLDAAAAALTAVAYARGFYREIGPFILPTARVCF, encoded by the coding sequence GTGATCGTCGCCGGTATCGACCTGGCGGTTAACAGACCCACAGCCATAGCCGTCTTTAGAGACTGCACGCCGCTTTACTACGGACTGGCGCAGACGGACGTCGACATTGTGTCTGTCGCCTCGTTGCTAGGCCCCTCGATCGTAGCTATAGACGCGCCGCTCTCCAAGCCCGAGGGGGGCGGGGGGCTGAGGGATGTCGAGAGGGAGCTGAGGCGCCTCGGCTACAGGCTACTGCCGCCGCTCATGGGGCCGATGCGGGGGCTCACGGAGCGCGGGATTAGGCTCAGCAAGATGATCGACGGAAGGGTTATAGAAGTGCACCCGTTGACGAGCCTAAGGGCTATGGGGATGTCCAGGGAGGACCTCTCCCGCGTCTTGGGGCTGAGGCATAGAGATCTTCTCGACGCCGCGGCGGCCGCGCTGACCGCGGTGGCCTACGCCAGGGGCTTCTACCGGGAAATCGGCCCCTTCATACTCCCCACGGCGAGGGTGTGTTTCTAG